A region of Methanomicrobium sp. W14 DNA encodes the following proteins:
- a CDS encoding prefoldin subunit beta, whose protein sequence is MNNIPPKVQNQLAMLQQVQQQLQTIMQQKASFEMAAKEAKRAQEELANAKEDSEVYVTIGSVMMQKDKESVSTDLTEKIETLELRVKSLEKQEKALQTKFEQLQQQIQSAMQGQQGAGAPPSAN, encoded by the coding sequence ATGAATAATATTCCACCGAAAGTTCAGAATCAGCTGGCAATGCTTCAGCAGGTACAGCAGCAGCTGCAGACTATTATGCAGCAGAAGGCAAGTTTCGAGATGGCGGCAAAAGAGGCAAAAAGGGCCCAGGAAGAGCTTGCCAATGCAAAGGAAGACTCAGAGGTGTACGTTACCATAGGTTCTGTTATGATGCAGAAAGACAAGGAAAGCGTTTCTACAGACCTGACTGAAAAAATCGAGACACTTGAGCTCCGTGTAAAGTCGCTTGAAAAACAGGAAAAGGCTCTTCAGACAAAGTTTGAACAGCTCCAGCAGCAGATACAGAGTGCAATGCAGGGCCAGCAGGGTGCAGGAGCACCCCCGTCTGCTAATTGA
- a CDS encoding serine hydrolase, whose product MRRVRMEDLKRDYWPTEEWRTADPESAGMDPGKLFKLDKELSSRYSGIKGMVVVSKGCIVFERYNRDFGPGDSHNVASVTKSVISALIGIAIDLGYIESVNQKVLDFFPDYIPAKNDFLKRTVTIKDLLTMTAPFAWKTRNMRYEPLDKLRRQRDWVTFILDLMGRGGQPGEFQYCMAGPHLLSAIISGATGKCAREFANEYLFRPAGMREIPDRSMKSFGPDDVFGKNVEGWIKDPNGITTGGWGLTLTPRDMARFGFLYLNGGFWNDKQVISKEWVDESTAMNSNGYGYLWWLGEENDLFSFSALGAGGNVISCIPEKDLVVAIASEIVRKPRDPRWLIENYILSAVQ is encoded by the coding sequence ATGCGACGGGTGAGGATGGAGGACCTGAAAAGAGATTACTGGCCGACTGAAGAATGGCGGACGGCGGACCCGGAGTCCGCAGGGATGGATCCCGGCAAACTTTTCAAACTGGATAAGGAACTGAGCTCACGTTATTCGGGCATCAAAGGGATGGTTGTGGTCAGTAAAGGCTGCATCGTCTTTGAGAGGTATAATAGAGATTTTGGCCCCGGCGATTCTCATAATGTAGCCTCGGTGACCAAAAGCGTGATCTCGGCCCTGATCGGTATAGCTATAGACCTGGGTTATATTGAAAGCGTGAACCAGAAAGTGCTGGACTTTTTCCCTGATTACATTCCGGCGAAGAACGATTTTTTAAAACGCACGGTTACAATAAAAGACCTCCTCACCATGACGGCCCCGTTTGCATGGAAAACGAGGAATATGAGGTATGAGCCGCTGGACAAACTTCGAAGGCAAAGGGACTGGGTCACGTTCATCCTTGACCTGATGGGCCGGGGCGGGCAGCCGGGGGAATTTCAGTATTGTATGGCAGGCCCTCATCTGCTTTCGGCAATAATTTCAGGTGCTACGGGTAAATGTGCCCGGGAGTTTGCAAACGAATATTTATTCCGGCCGGCCGGCATGAGAGAGATCCCGGATCGTTCAATGAAATCATTCGGACCGGATGATGTTTTCGGGAAGAATGTGGAGGGCTGGATTAAAGATCCGAACGGTATCACAACAGGGGGATGGGGGCTGACACTGACTCCACGTGATATGGCCCGTTTCGGATTTTTGTACCTGAATGGCGGTTTTTGGAATGATAAACAGGTTATTTCGAAGGAGTGGGTCGATGAGTCGACGGCTATGAATTCCAACGGGTACGGCTACCTGTGGTGGCTTGGTGAAGAGAACGATCTGTTTTCATTCTCGGCTCTGGGCGCCGGCGGCAATGTTATCAGCTGTATCCCGGAAAAAGATCTCGTGGTGGCAATCGCATCCGAAATAGTAAGAAAACCGCGTGATCCCCGGTGGCTTATTGAGAACTATATTTTGTCCGCTGTTCAGTAA
- a CDS encoding HNH endonuclease: MAYDFFGFDQRTKAKKTRQSLTYAMKKALKEAVGYRCEICKKKYPERNLKVHHINETHNADNSKNDLNTPGNLLIICLNCHDDVRHKLFTKTDQKKVVQKRSAGAKKKIFSALRKMTKVYSGPNDDNLFDFGF; this comes from the coding sequence TTGGCGTATGATTTTTTCGGGTTTGACCAGCGTACAAAGGCTAAAAAAACCCGACAGTCGCTGACTTACGCCATGAAGAAAGCCCTTAAAGAGGCCGTCGGCTACAGGTGCGAAATCTGTAAGAAGAAATATCCTGAGAGAAATTTAAAAGTTCATCATATTAATGAGACCCATAATGCGGATAATTCCAAAAACGATCTGAATACTCCGGGAAATTTACTGATAATCTGTTTGAATTGTCATGACGATGTCCGTCATAAGCTTTTCACAAAAACGGATCAGAAGAAGGTTGTCCAAAAGAGGTCAGCAGGTGCAAAAAAGAAGATTTTCAGTGCATTGAGAAAAATGACAAAGGTATACTCAGGCCCAAATGATGATAACTTATTTGACTTTGGATTTTAG
- a CDS encoding KEOPS complex subunit Pcc1, with amino-acid sequence MSSDLKRKDKAVFEFETPYAKQIYNSVKPEDDDMGRSSSGVFLTEKNTLVLCIDAEDLSALRAALNTWLRLIIIAEEMQEVIINE; translated from the coding sequence ATGTCCTCAGACTTAAAAAGGAAGGATAAGGCTGTTTTTGAATTTGAAACGCCTTATGCAAAACAGATTTACAATTCCGTGAAACCTGAAGACGACGATATGGGCCGTTCGTCATCAGGTGTTTTTCTGACAGAAAAAAACACTCTTGTCCTTTGTATTGATGCAGAGGACCTGTCTGCACTTCGTGCAGCATTAAATACATGGTTAAGACTTATTATTATTGCAGAAGAGATGCAGGAGGTAATAATAAATGAATAA
- a CDS encoding 50S ribosomal protein L37ae, with product MANSSKQRAKGRTVGSAGRFGPRYGRFLRKRVNEVETVAKAKHVCPNCATEAVTRKGTGIWECKKCGYKYAGGAYVPQTPNLKVALRTIERSLIKE from the coding sequence ATGGCAAATTCCAGTAAACAGAGAGCAAAAGGAAGAACAGTCGGCAGCGCAGGAAGATTTGGTCCAAGATACGGACGTTTCCTCAGAAAGCGTGTCAACGAAGTTGAAACGGTAGCAAAAGCAAAACACGTATGTCCTAACTGCGCAACAGAAGCGGTTACAAGAAAGGGCACAGGCATATGGGAATGCAAGAAATGCGGATACAAGTATGCAGGCGGTGCGTATGTCCCGCAGACGCCAAATCTTAAAGTTGCCCTTCGTACAATTGAGCGCTCGTTAATCAAAGAGTAA
- a CDS encoding DNA-directed RNA polymerase subunit P, with protein MSGYKCARCKQKVDIDINVRCPYCGHRILFKERGAGIKTVKAR; from the coding sequence ATGTCAGGTTATAAGTGCGCAAGGTGTAAACAGAAGGTGGATATAGACATAAATGTCCGCTGTCCATATTGCGGCCACCGTATCCTTTTCAAGGAGCGCGGCGCAGGTATAAAAACTGTTAAAGCCAGATGA
- a CDS encoding 2TM domain-containing protein encodes MDDDKSYRKAKRRVKELKGFYSHLSAYIFVNVILAVINYITSPGDYWFFWVTILWGFAVLMHAWHVFGHSKIMDDEWEEKKIREYMEKDKK; translated from the coding sequence ATGGACGATGATAAATCATACAGGAAAGCAAAGAGAAGAGTCAAAGAACTGAAAGGGTTTTACTCTCACCTTTCCGCGTATATTTTTGTAAATGTAATACTTGCTGTAATCAACTACATAACATCTCCCGGAGACTACTGGTTCTTCTGGGTAACTATCTTGTGGGGATTTGCTGTCCTGATGCATGCATGGCATGTCTTCGGGCACTCCAAAATAATGGATGACGAATGGGAAGAGAAGAAGATCAGGGAATACATGGAAAAAGACAAGAAATAA
- a CDS encoding excinuclease ABC subunit UvrA → MKNITIKGARLHNLRDVDISIPKNMFVVATGVSGSGKSSLMFDIIFEEGRKQYLRSLGILTGIDEEDKFDNILGIGPAIAVQQNIIRQSNPRSTVGTRTGILNLLGVLFAGEGRIMCSFCGKPVGGDLICGNCGNREERIPAGYFSYNAPEGMCTRCSGRGAYHEINMEKLVPDNSTTLLEVFDAAGVTPGYAKILHKKFGPYLEVPFSQLPDEVKAEVIYGHHVSGNSEKRSYCLTRLFQGRLYREGDDSGGIYTFSECPECHGFRVGEEARRVLLNGRHIGELGKMTISELHEFLEILSNGNFLTPFGKKIVKEILGKTDSLIKSRLGHLSLYREMPTLSGGEIQRLFLNLHLDSGMDSLIYILDEPTAGLHECEKAWLLESINSLKELGNSVIVVEHDRNTIEMAEHIIDMGPKAGTEGGRVVYQGDPAGLLRCTESITGRYLSGEIAMPARKSGRNIHDGEPVPCLTVSHAGTNNLKDVTVSFPLGVLVGIAGLSGSGKSSLVSDTLISLLKDYFHDERDNVEICIDGDERDDDELPAVETIAERIGGAGQISGYAEVSQAPIGRNTNSNPASYTGIWDKIRRLFAEQPEAKRQNLTAGHFSFNSKGACPVCGGSGREKIWLGGDFFIYKTCSGCHGKRYNDDALSVKYRNKNISDVLDLTVSEATGIFEDQKGIVSILKLMERIGMGYIKLGQPTPTLSGGEAQRIKLAKEIGRRRKGNILYVLDEPTTGLSSYDTAGLIRLLDELVAKGNSVIVIEHDPAILSVCDWIIELGPGGGAEGGKIIAEGSPVSLKKNPGSVTGRYLLCDG, encoded by the coding sequence ATGAAGAATATAACGATAAAGGGTGCACGCTTACACAACCTCCGCGATGTGGACATATCCATTCCTAAGAACATGTTTGTAGTTGCGACCGGAGTCAGCGGGTCCGGAAAGTCCAGTCTTATGTTCGATATCATATTCGAGGAAGGGAGAAAGCAATATCTCCGGTCTCTGGGCATCCTTACAGGAATCGACGAAGAGGACAAGTTCGACAACATATTGGGCATCGGACCGGCGATAGCGGTTCAGCAGAATATAATCCGCCAGAGCAATCCCCGTTCGACCGTGGGCACAAGAACCGGCATTTTGAATTTGCTCGGTGTCCTTTTTGCAGGCGAAGGCAGGATCATGTGTTCTTTCTGCGGGAAACCTGTCGGAGGGGATCTGATCTGTGGAAATTGCGGCAACAGGGAAGAACGCATTCCGGCAGGCTATTTTTCATATAACGCTCCCGAAGGAATGTGCACGAGATGCTCGGGCAGGGGAGCGTATCATGAGATAAATATGGAAAAACTGGTCCCGGACAACTCGACAACACTCCTGGAGGTTTTCGATGCGGCAGGAGTGACACCCGGTTATGCAAAAATCCTGCATAAGAAATTCGGTCCTTACCTGGAAGTCCCGTTTTCACAACTTCCCGATGAAGTGAAGGCGGAAGTGATCTACGGCCATCACGTAAGCGGGAACTCCGAAAAACGGAGTTATTGCCTGACAAGACTTTTCCAGGGCCGTCTCTACCGTGAAGGTGACGATTCGGGCGGAATTTATACGTTTTCTGAATGTCCTGAATGTCACGGGTTCCGTGTAGGAGAAGAGGCCCGGAGGGTGCTTTTAAATGGCAGGCATATAGGAGAGCTCGGTAAGATGACGATATCCGAACTGCACGAATTCCTCGAAATCCTTTCGAACGGGAATTTTTTGACGCCGTTCGGGAAGAAAATCGTTAAGGAAATACTGGGTAAAACGGATAGTCTCATCAAATCCCGCCTCGGCCATCTTTCTCTTTACAGGGAAATGCCTACACTTTCAGGGGGGGAGATACAGCGGCTCTTCCTTAACCTGCATCTTGACTCGGGGATGGATTCGCTGATCTATATTCTCGACGAACCGACGGCGGGACTGCATGAATGCGAAAAGGCCTGGCTCCTTGAGTCGATAAATTCTCTTAAGGAACTGGGGAACTCGGTTATTGTAGTGGAACATGACAGAAATACCATCGAAATGGCCGAACATATCATCGATATGGGACCAAAGGCGGGTACGGAAGGGGGCCGGGTCGTATACCAGGGCGATCCGGCGGGTCTGCTCCGGTGCACGGAATCCATAACTGGCCGTTATCTTTCCGGTGAAATCGCAATGCCCGCCAGAAAATCCGGCCGGAATATTCATGACGGCGAACCGGTGCCCTGCCTGACAGTAAGTCATGCCGGAACAAATAATCTTAAGGATGTGACCGTTTCGTTTCCCCTGGGAGTTCTTGTCGGAATTGCAGGCTTATCGGGAAGCGGGAAGAGTTCGCTTGTCTCCGACACCCTGATCTCTCTACTGAAAGATTATTTCCATGATGAAAGGGATAACGTGGAAATCTGCATCGATGGGGATGAAAGGGACGATGACGAATTGCCTGCTGTTGAAACGATTGCTGAAAGAATAGGAGGTGCGGGGCAGATCTCCGGGTATGCAGAGGTCTCGCAGGCCCCGATCGGCAGGAACACGAATTCGAATCCCGCATCATATACGGGCATATGGGATAAAATTCGCAGGCTGTTTGCCGAACAGCCGGAAGCTAAAAGGCAAAATCTCACAGCGGGCCATTTTTCGTTCAATTCCAAAGGCGCCTGTCCCGTCTGTGGAGGGAGCGGCCGCGAGAAGATCTGGCTGGGGGGCGATTTTTTTATCTACAAAACATGCAGCGGCTGCCACGGGAAAAGGTACAATGATGATGCCCTTTCCGTTAAATACAGGAATAAAAACATCTCGGACGTTCTCGATTTGACCGTTTCGGAAGCTACGGGCATCTTTGAAGATCAGAAAGGGATCGTCTCCATCCTGAAGTTAATGGAGCGGATCGGCATGGGGTACATAAAACTGGGCCAGCCCACTCCCACTCTCAGCGGCGGTGAAGCCCAGAGGATCAAGCTTGCGAAAGAGATCGGCAGGCGAAGAAAGGGCAATATCCTTTATGTGCTTGATGAACCTACTACAGGCCTTAGTTCTTACGATACCGCAGGACTCATCCGGCTACTGGACGAACTTGTGGCGAAGGGGAATTCCGTCATTGTTATCGAGCACGATCCTGCGATTCTATCCGTCTGTGACTGGATTATCGAACTCGGGCCGGGGGGAGGAGCGGAAGGGGGAAAGATTATCGCTGAGGGTTCACCTGTGTCATTGAAGAAGAATCCGGGCTCGGTGACAGGCAGGTATCTCTTATGCGACGGGTGA
- a CDS encoding radical SAM protein, with amino-acid sequence MACGKRIYKHLFGPVPSRRLGVSLGIDLIPHKTCSYNCIYCECGRTTNLTVERREYVPTAEVIEELDSFLSESPRLDYITFSGSGEPTLHNGIGEITRFIKSNYPGYRVALLTNGSLFFDKGVRDEMKDIDVIIPSLDSATESGFMKIDRPCSSLKAGDMISGLVELKKEFPGEFWLEIFVVPGLNDTEEELAALLEAVHRISPDKVQLNTLDRPGVVEWIRAATHEELERFAEGLGYEATEITGKPSSRSEIESFSGDAMECIIQTISRRPCTVEDLSSILGMHQNEINKYIQLLIEEGRVAEKREERGIFFVSVEE; translated from the coding sequence GTGGCGTGCGGAAAAAGAATATACAAACATCTCTTCGGTCCCGTTCCTTCGAGGAGGCTCGGGGTCTCACTCGGGATCGATCTCATTCCTCATAAGACGTGCAGCTACAACTGCATATACTGCGAGTGCGGGAGGACGACGAATCTCACCGTTGAACGCCGCGAGTATGTTCCGACTGCGGAGGTCATCGAAGAGCTGGATTCTTTCCTTTCGGAGTCTCCGCGGCTCGATTATATCACGTTCTCCGGTTCGGGCGAGCCGACACTTCACAATGGAATCGGGGAGATCACCCGTTTTATCAAGAGTAATTACCCGGGATACAGGGTCGCACTTCTCACGAACGGGAGCCTCTTTTTTGACAAGGGCGTCCGTGATGAGATGAAGGATATCGATGTGATTATCCCATCGCTGGATTCAGCCACCGAAAGTGGGTTCATGAAGATCGATCGCCCGTGCAGCTCGCTGAAGGCCGGAGACATGATCTCAGGTCTCGTGGAGCTGAAAAAGGAGTTCCCCGGCGAATTCTGGCTCGAAATCTTCGTGGTTCCGGGCCTGAACGATACGGAGGAGGAGCTTGCTGCCCTATTGGAAGCGGTGCACAGGATTTCGCCCGACAAGGTTCAGCTGAATACGCTCGACCGTCCTGGTGTCGTCGAATGGATCAGGGCGGCGACTCACGAGGAACTGGAGAGGTTCGCAGAAGGTCTTGGTTATGAGGCGACGGAGATCACCGGGAAGCCGTCGTCGAGATCGGAGATCGAGAGTTTTTCAGGTGATGCAATGGAGTGCATTATTCAGACTATATCCCGCCGGCCCTGCACTGTCGAGGACCTCTCGTCTATTCTCGGGATGCACCAAAACGAGATCAACAAATATATCCAGCTTTTGATCGAGGAAGGACGGGTCGCGGAGAAGAGGGAGGAGCGGGGAATCTTTTTCGTTAGTGTTGAGGAATAA